One Nesterenkonia populi DNA window includes the following coding sequences:
- a CDS encoding molybdopterin-dependent oxidoreductase — protein MSSSDLSRREVPSTFRCAAAGLVAAAIFLGLADVLARFFAPSSSPLVALGNTIIAVSPPALQDFVISTFGSSNKTVLFISMAGGGAVLAALLGVLARHRLELAAVMFGAVAAGLILVVLVRPDTGAADAIPAAAGAVLGLAALTALILTARRGARGDASGAGQQAASRRAFLGLAAAGTAAAAASLALGRSVQTFGREAGEAVTRMALPSPAVRASLIPDSASVGVDGVAPFITDNADFYRIDTALAVPELNPDEWTLRIHGLVENEVLIDMHELLSMPLEEHHITLACVSNPVGGDLLGTAAWLGYPVRELLAQARPLPEADMVLSQSADGFTASTPLEVLTDERDAMVAVGMNGQPLPAEHGFPARLVVPGLYGYVSATKWVVDLEVTRFDRQTAYWTDRGWDEQAPILVSSRIDVPRPLQALPAGDVVIAGSAWAQPVGIDRVEIQVDGGEWEPAELGSDVSADTWRQWRYVLADADPGRHWAAVRAITADGEVQTGDRRDPIPNAATGRHRIDFQVEQL, from the coding sequence ATGAGCTCCAGCGATCTCTCACGCAGAGAAGTTCCCAGCACCTTCCGCTGTGCCGCGGCGGGTCTCGTGGCAGCGGCGATATTCCTGGGGCTGGCAGACGTCCTGGCGCGGTTCTTCGCCCCCTCGTCCTCTCCGCTGGTGGCGTTGGGGAACACCATCATTGCGGTCTCACCCCCTGCGCTGCAGGATTTCGTGATCTCCACGTTCGGCAGCAGCAACAAGACGGTCCTGTTCATCAGCATGGCTGGAGGAGGAGCCGTTCTGGCCGCACTTCTCGGTGTTCTCGCCCGGCACAGGCTGGAGCTGGCAGCGGTGATGTTCGGCGCTGTTGCTGCTGGGCTCATCCTGGTGGTTCTCGTCCGCCCGGACACCGGTGCTGCGGACGCCATCCCTGCTGCGGCCGGTGCCGTCCTGGGCCTCGCTGCGCTGACCGCACTGATCCTCACGGCCCGCCGTGGTGCCCGAGGCGATGCCAGCGGCGCAGGCCAGCAGGCCGCATCGCGCCGAGCCTTCTTGGGACTGGCTGCAGCAGGCACTGCCGCGGCGGCCGCATCGCTGGCCCTGGGGCGGTCGGTGCAGACGTTCGGCCGAGAGGCCGGAGAGGCTGTCACCCGGATGGCTCTGCCCTCACCCGCGGTTCGGGCCTCCCTGATCCCGGACTCCGCATCGGTGGGCGTCGACGGGGTGGCTCCCTTCATCACCGACAATGCTGACTTCTACCGCATCGATACCGCTCTGGCCGTTCCTGAGCTGAATCCTGATGAATGGACTCTGCGCATCCACGGCCTGGTGGAGAACGAGGTGCTGATCGACATGCACGAACTGCTGTCGATGCCGCTCGAGGAGCACCACATCACCCTGGCGTGCGTGTCGAACCCAGTGGGAGGGGACCTTCTGGGCACAGCAGCGTGGCTCGGATACCCGGTCAGGGAGCTTCTGGCACAGGCGCGGCCGCTGCCGGAGGCAGACATGGTGCTCTCGCAGTCGGCAGACGGCTTCACCGCATCCACGCCCCTCGAGGTGCTGACGGATGAGCGTGACGCCATGGTGGCGGTGGGCATGAACGGTCAGCCGCTGCCGGCCGAGCACGGATTCCCCGCCCGTCTGGTGGTTCCAGGCCTGTACGGGTACGTCTCAGCCACCAAGTGGGTCGTGGACTTGGAGGTCACCCGGTTCGACCGGCAGACCGCGTACTGGACTGACCGGGGCTGGGATGAGCAGGCGCCCATCCTCGTCTCCTCTCGGATCGACGTGCCGCGGCCGCTGCAGGCCCTGCCGGCGGGAGACGTGGTGATCGCAGGCAGCGCGTGGGCCCAGCCCGTCGGAATCGATCGGGTGGAGATCCAGGTCGACGGCGGCGAATGGGAACCGGCAGAGCTGGGCTCCGATGTCTCGGCGGACACCTGGCGCCAATGGCGCTACGTGCTCGCTGATGCGGACCCCGGTCGGCATTGGGCGGCGGTGCGGGCAATCACCGCCGACGGTGAGGTGCAGACCGGTGATCGTCGAGACCCCATACCTAACGCGGCCACCGGGCGCCATCGCATTGATTTCCAGGTCGAGCAGCTTTGA
- a CDS encoding nitroreductase family protein, with amino-acid sequence MTEQPLRRCQGTPAPRETAAAVEQRTPAERLHARYGREADWQPPEWNETLDVLLRHRSVRRYLDREVSDETVRTVIAAAQSASTSSNQQIISALVIRDQHKKDAVAEIGGPFQKHIRHAPALIIWLVDFRRARHLADAAGREPVGLDYLDIALVGACDAGIHAQNALVAAESLGLGGVFLGSVRNDSGQLAQVLELPEDVIPFVGMELGHPDPQEEAGIKPRLPQESFLHFETYDADAVPEQLAAYEATLAEYYRDYDMDPSWGRRLVSRLGEKATFATQRHKLADFLRSRGLGLK; translated from the coding sequence ATGACTGAGCAGCCCCTCCGCCGATGCCAGGGCACCCCGGCACCACGAGAGACCGCCGCCGCCGTGGAGCAGCGCACCCCCGCCGAGCGGCTCCACGCCCGCTACGGCAGAGAGGCGGACTGGCAGCCGCCGGAGTGGAACGAGACCCTCGATGTGCTGCTGCGCCATCGCTCCGTGCGCCGCTACCTGGACCGGGAGGTGTCGGACGAGACGGTCCGCACCGTGATCGCGGCCGCCCAGTCCGCCTCCACCTCCTCGAACCAGCAGATCATCTCTGCTCTGGTCATACGGGACCAGCACAAGAAGGACGCCGTCGCGGAGATCGGAGGGCCTTTCCAGAAGCACATCAGGCACGCTCCCGCGCTGATCATCTGGCTGGTCGACTTCCGCCGCGCCCGCCACCTCGCTGATGCCGCCGGCCGGGAGCCGGTGGGCCTGGACTACCTCGACATCGCGCTCGTGGGAGCCTGCGACGCCGGCATCCACGCCCAGAACGCGCTCGTCGCCGCAGAGTCGCTGGGGCTGGGCGGGGTGTTCCTCGGCTCGGTCCGCAACGACTCCGGGCAGCTCGCGCAGGTGCTCGAGCTGCCCGAGGATGTGATCCCATTCGTCGGGATGGAGCTCGGCCACCCGGACCCTCAGGAGGAGGCCGGGATCAAGCCGCGCCTGCCGCAGGAGAGCTTCCTGCACTTCGAGACCTATGACGCCGACGCTGTTCCCGAGCAGCTCGCGGCCTACGAGGCGACCCTCGCCGAGTATTACCGGGACTATGACATGGACCCCTCCTGGGGGCGCCGCCTGGTCAGCAGGCTGGGGGAGAAAGCGACCTTCGCCACCCAGCGGCATAAGCTCGCCGACTTTCTGCGCTCCCGGGGCCTCGGTCTGAAGTAG
- a CDS encoding catalase, producing the protein MKDIRIPGAPQEEPVPEEQPTTPAAPAQPKPDQQGPPEVSPSGAPVKGANEARRQQGEYLTTAQGARVRDTDHSLRAGKRGPTLLQDHHLREKIMHFDHERIPERAVHARGAGAHGIFESYGTAGSITQAGFLAEKRTTPVFLRFSTVLGSRGSADTVRDTRGFAVKFYTDEGTFDLVGNNIPVFFIQDGIKFPDVIHAAKPHPDREIPQAQSAHDTFWDFVSLHTEAQHHTIWNMSDRGIPRSYRMMEGFGIHTFRMISAEGETCLVKFHFKPKLGVHSLTWEEALMTNGLDPDYHRRDLADAIEKGACPEWEFGVQVFPDTEEQTFEGIDLLDPTKIVPEELAPVHPLGRLTLNANPTNYFAETEQVAYHPGHLPPGIDVTDDALLQARLFSYMDTQITRLGGPNFAQIPINRPKSPVNDNHRDGFHQTADHTGVAPYHPSSLNGGNPHPVNDAHGEEPPALIDVPQQVTGPKIRSKPASFDDHYSQATMFYRSLTDTERQHIVQAYTFELGKCYDLTIQKRQLQCLANIDAELAAGVAEGLGQPVPEPTEPPAEDVVASPALSQIGQTWPAEGRLVGVVVDESSDAGDIQKVREDIDAQGMVPLVVAPTGAPLSTGVHPQRTYLTARSVEFDAIIFATGPSRGAAGADPAGDQKLGDPVGVSNVDPRLTLMAAEAYRHSKALVFAEGSAVLTSAGIRAGAPGVLVGDPPAQLEELFELMGAHRVWERFAPAG; encoded by the coding sequence ATGAAGGATATCCGCATTCCCGGCGCACCCCAGGAAGAACCTGTTCCCGAGGAGCAGCCCACCACGCCCGCCGCCCCGGCACAGCCGAAGCCCGACCAGCAGGGCCCGCCGGAGGTGAGTCCCAGCGGAGCCCCTGTGAAGGGAGCCAACGAGGCCCGGCGTCAGCAGGGCGAGTACCTCACCACCGCACAGGGAGCCCGTGTCCGCGACACCGACCACTCCCTGCGGGCCGGCAAGCGCGGTCCCACCCTCCTGCAGGACCACCACCTGCGGGAGAAGATTATGCACTTCGACCACGAGCGGATCCCGGAGCGTGCAGTGCACGCCCGCGGCGCAGGCGCCCACGGCATCTTCGAGTCCTACGGAACGGCCGGGAGCATCACCCAGGCAGGCTTCCTCGCCGAGAAGAGGACGACGCCGGTGTTCCTGCGGTTCTCCACCGTGCTCGGAAGCCGCGGCTCCGCCGACACGGTGCGCGACACCCGCGGCTTCGCGGTGAAGTTCTACACCGACGAGGGGACCTTCGACCTGGTCGGCAACAACATCCCGGTCTTCTTCATCCAGGACGGCATCAAGTTCCCGGACGTCATCCATGCCGCCAAGCCCCACCCGGACCGGGAGATCCCGCAGGCCCAGTCCGCCCACGACACCTTCTGGGACTTCGTCTCCCTGCACACTGAGGCGCAGCACCACACCATCTGGAACATGTCGGACCGCGGCATTCCGCGCTCCTACCGAATGATGGAGGGCTTCGGCATCCACACCTTCCGGATGATCAGCGCTGAGGGCGAGACCTGCCTGGTGAAGTTCCACTTCAAGCCCAAGCTGGGGGTGCACTCCCTGACCTGGGAGGAGGCCCTGATGACCAACGGCCTGGACCCCGACTACCACCGGAGGGACCTCGCCGATGCCATCGAGAAGGGCGCCTGCCCCGAGTGGGAGTTCGGCGTGCAGGTCTTCCCGGACACCGAGGAGCAGACCTTCGAGGGGATCGACCTGCTCGACCCCACGAAGATCGTGCCTGAGGAGCTCGCTCCGGTGCACCCCCTGGGCAGGCTGACGCTGAACGCCAACCCCACCAACTACTTCGCCGAGACCGAGCAGGTTGCCTACCACCCGGGCCACCTGCCGCCGGGCATCGACGTCACCGACGACGCCCTGCTGCAGGCCCGGCTGTTCAGCTACATGGACACCCAGATCACCCGTCTGGGCGGGCCCAACTTCGCCCAGATTCCCATCAACCGGCCCAAGAGCCCAGTCAACGACAACCACCGGGACGGCTTCCACCAGACCGCCGACCACACCGGGGTGGCCCCGTATCATCCCAGCAGCCTGAACGGCGGGAACCCTCATCCGGTCAACGACGCACACGGGGAGGAGCCTCCTGCCCTGATCGATGTGCCCCAGCAGGTCACCGGTCCGAAGATCCGCAGCAAGCCGGCCAGCTTCGATGATCATTACAGCCAAGCCACCATGTTCTACCGCAGCCTCACCGACACGGAGCGACAGCACATCGTCCAGGCGTACACCTTCGAGCTCGGCAAGTGCTACGACCTCACCATCCAGAAGCGGCAGCTGCAGTGCCTGGCCAACATCGACGCCGAGCTGGCGGCCGGCGTTGCCGAAGGTCTCGGCCAGCCGGTGCCTGAGCCCACCGAGCCTCCGGCTGAGGACGTGGTCGCCTCCCCGGCCCTCTCCCAGATCGGGCAGACCTGGCCGGCCGAGGGCCGGCTGGTCGGCGTCGTCGTGGACGAGTCCTCCGACGCAGGTGATATCCAGAAGGTCCGGGAGGACATCGACGCCCAGGGGATGGTGCCGCTGGTGGTGGCCCCCACCGGCGCGCCGCTGAGCACCGGCGTGCACCCGCAGCGCACATATCTCACGGCCCGCTCCGTCGAGTTCGACGCGATCATCTTCGCCACCGGACCCTCCCGGGGTGCCGCCGGCGCGGACCCGGCCGGCGACCAGAAGCTCGGCGACCCGGTCGGCGTCTCCAACGTGGACCCGCGCCTGACTCTGATGGCGGCAGAGGCCTACCGGCACTCCAAGGCGCTCGTCTTCGCCGAAGGCTCCGCGGTGCTCACCTCCGCCGGCATACGGGCCGGAGCCCCCGGAGTGCTGGTCGGCGACCCGCCCGCGCAGCTTGAGGAGCTCTTCGAGCTGATGGGCGCCCACCGAGTCTGGGAGCGGTTCGCCCCGGCCGGCTGA
- a CDS encoding L-serine ammonia-lyase, translating to MQVSLFDLFRVGIGPSSSHTVGPMRAARRFVAEELAASGTAGRAVRLEVDLFGSLAATGAGHGTFPAVLLGLEGWDPEELLPAQAEERTAEMQAAGLIRFAEQLGFGQPVPLRAEDFTLRPLTVLERHTNAMRMKAFDAEDMLLAENTYYSVGGGFVVAESDEAGVSADGEAPAPYPFSSPEELMAHCGQTGLPISQIMLANEAVRRTEDEVREGIWRIWTVMEDCRSSALSRTGPLPGGLNVRRRAPGWHARLSAQDSERSYAYWQEWVNLTALAVNEENASGGRVVTAPTNGAAGIIPAVGFYAAHYGPGASFARVQDRRAIVTAYLLTAAAVGVLYKEQASISGAEVGCQGEVGSASSMAAAGLCEVLGGTAAQVENAAEIAMEHSLGLTCDPIGGLVQVPCIERNAIAAGKAVNAARMALMGDGEHRVSLSEVIATMRETGKDMSHKYKETALGGLAVNVVEC from the coding sequence ATGCAGGTCAGTCTCTTCGATCTCTTCAGAGTGGGCATCGGCCCCTCCTCCTCCCACACAGTGGGGCCGATGCGCGCCGCCCGACGCTTTGTCGCCGAGGAGCTCGCTGCCTCCGGGACGGCGGGCCGAGCCGTCCGGTTGGAGGTGGACCTCTTCGGCTCGCTGGCTGCGACCGGCGCCGGACACGGAACCTTTCCCGCGGTGCTTCTCGGACTGGAGGGCTGGGACCCGGAGGAGCTGCTGCCCGCCCAGGCGGAGGAGCGGACAGCCGAGATGCAGGCCGCCGGGCTGATTCGGTTCGCCGAGCAGCTGGGCTTCGGACAGCCTGTGCCCCTGCGGGCCGAAGATTTCACACTGCGCCCGCTGACGGTCCTGGAGCGGCACACCAACGCGATGCGGATGAAGGCCTTCGACGCCGAGGACATGCTGCTGGCGGAGAACACCTACTACTCGGTGGGCGGAGGGTTCGTCGTCGCCGAGTCCGACGAAGCCGGCGTCTCCGCCGACGGGGAGGCTCCGGCCCCCTACCCGTTCTCCTCCCCGGAGGAGCTGATGGCGCACTGCGGCCAGACCGGTCTGCCCATCTCGCAGATCATGCTCGCCAACGAGGCCGTCCGACGGACTGAGGATGAGGTGCGCGAGGGGATCTGGCGGATCTGGACCGTGATGGAGGACTGCAGGAGCTCTGCGCTGTCACGGACCGGGCCGCTGCCTGGCGGGCTGAATGTCCGGCGTCGTGCGCCCGGCTGGCATGCCCGGCTCTCGGCGCAGGATTCCGAGCGCAGCTACGCGTACTGGCAGGAATGGGTGAACCTCACCGCCTTGGCGGTCAATGAGGAGAACGCCTCAGGCGGTCGGGTGGTGACTGCGCCCACCAACGGCGCGGCGGGAATCATTCCCGCGGTGGGGTTCTATGCCGCGCACTACGGTCCCGGCGCCAGCTTCGCCCGAGTGCAGGACCGCCGAGCGATCGTGACCGCCTACCTGCTGACCGCCGCTGCCGTGGGAGTCCTGTATAAGGAGCAGGCCTCGATCTCGGGGGCGGAGGTGGGCTGCCAGGGCGAGGTCGGCTCGGCATCCTCGATGGCGGCGGCCGGACTGTGCGAGGTGCTCGGCGGCACTGCCGCACAGGTCGAGAACGCCGCGGAGATCGCCATGGAGCACAGCCTGGGACTGACCTGCGACCCGATCGGCGGGCTGGTGCAGGTGCCCTGCATCGAACGCAACGCGATCGCCGCGGGCAAGGCGGTCAACGCGGCTCGGATGGCGCTGATGGGCGACGGCGAGCACCGGGTCTCGCTCTCCGAGGTGATCGCGACGATGCGCGAGACCGGCAAGGACATGTCCCACAAGTACAAGGAGACAGCCCTCGGCGGCCTCGCGGTCAACGTCGTCGAATGCTGA